A section of the Bryobacteraceae bacterium genome encodes:
- a CDS encoding glycosyl transferase translates to MKPVALLCGALLAAGVAAAVSGWLAGWLRRRGVVDIPNERSSHSAPTPRGGGAAVLAGTTAGLALLHGWQGTPLPGAGILAAVALMALVGLADDVRGLPAWLRLLVQTGCAALVIAGGLSLERIPLPAPLDFPAGALALPLAWLWLVGVTNLFNFLDGIDGYAGWQTVLACAGAALLGLGEPMTAAAICLGGAAVGFLAWNWHPARIFLGDVGSTAIGFFLALAPLAAPVDRRPEAVFTMAMLLWFFLSDGAYTLLRRLVQGEKVWSPHRSHLYQQLARRLGRHDAVVVRVGTTGTLLGAAAVAAYLARNPGGQWAVLAVAVAAFLVYRHRVERARRAPVAAAARRQTA, encoded by the coding sequence TTGAAACCCGTGGCCCTTCTTTGTGGAGCTCTGCTGGCGGCGGGCGTGGCGGCAGCCGTCAGCGGTTGGCTGGCCGGGTGGCTCAGGCGGCGGGGCGTCGTGGACATCCCGAATGAGCGCAGCTCCCACTCTGCGCCAACGCCGCGCGGCGGCGGCGCCGCAGTTCTTGCCGGCACGACCGCCGGTCTGGCGCTCCTCCACGGATGGCAGGGAACGCCGCTGCCCGGTGCGGGGATCCTCGCCGCCGTGGCCCTGATGGCACTGGTTGGACTGGCTGACGACGTGCGCGGCCTGCCGGCCTGGCTGCGGCTGCTCGTGCAGACCGGATGCGCGGCGCTGGTCATTGCCGGCGGGTTGTCTCTGGAGCGCATCCCTCTGCCCGCGCCGCTGGATTTTCCAGCCGGCGCACTGGCGCTGCCGCTGGCTTGGCTGTGGCTGGTGGGCGTCACCAATCTGTTCAACTTTCTGGATGGCATCGACGGCTACGCGGGCTGGCAGACGGTGCTTGCCTGCGCCGGCGCGGCGCTGCTCGGCCTGGGCGAGCCGATGACGGCCGCAGCGATCTGTCTGGGCGGCGCCGCCGTCGGCTTCCTGGCCTGGAACTGGCATCCGGCGCGGATCTTCCTGGGCGACGTCGGCTCCACCGCAATCGGCTTTTTCCTCGCGCTGGCGCCGCTGGCCGCGCCCGTGGACCGTCGGCCTGAGGCCGTGTTCACCATGGCCATGCTGCTCTGGTTTTTTTTGAGCGACGGGGCGTACACGCTTCTCCGGCGGCTCGTTCAGGGCGAGAAGGTCTGGTCGCCGCATCGGAGCCACCTGTATCAGCAATTGGCTCGGCGGTTGGGCCGGCATGATGCGGTGGTGGTGCGCGTCGGCACGACGGGGACACTCCTGGGCGCGGCGGCCGTGGCCGCGTATCTGGCGCGCAACCCGGGCGGGCAATGGGCGGTGCTCGCGGTGGCCGTGGCGGCGTTTCTGGTCTACCGGCATCGCGTCGAGCGCGCCCGGCGCGCGCCTGTGGCGGCGGCTGCGCGGAGGCAGACGGCATGA
- a CDS encoding aldo/keto reductase, translating to MERAMEFTRRQFLTYAAAAAAATEIDGATGMPMRPLGSTGEKVSLLAFGAGSRWLMYKSEDRALEALHRALQAGINYVDSAASYGDGQSERWIGQYLRSHRKNFFLVTKLGGDRTYSGTMKLLERSLRNLGVSQVDLLHIHSLGSQEDLSRIEAPEGQLKAMLRAKEEKMTRFIGVTCHTDPAVLKTALERHPFDSVQMALNIAQIGAARPSDRAGEGMTGPSGFEAVALPVALKKKIGLTAMKVFAQEKLLGQAPPEILLRYAMTLPVSACVVGMPSLENIDFNVKVAKNFRPLSENEMKDLPRKVSAALRASIERFFADHVDA from the coding sequence ATGGAGCGCGCGATGGAATTCACACGAAGGCAGTTTCTGACTTACGCCGCCGCGGCCGCGGCGGCCACCGAAATCGACGGCGCCACCGGCATGCCCATGCGCCCGCTGGGCAGCACCGGAGAGAAAGTCTCTCTGCTCGCCTTCGGCGCCGGCAGCCGCTGGCTGATGTACAAGTCCGAGGACCGGGCCCTCGAGGCCCTGCACCGCGCCCTTCAGGCGGGCATCAACTACGTGGACTCCGCCGCCAGCTACGGCGACGGCCAGAGCGAGCGGTGGATCGGGCAGTACCTCAGGTCGCATCGGAAGAACTTTTTCCTCGTCACCAAGCTTGGCGGCGACCGGACTTACTCGGGGACGATGAAGCTGCTCGAGCGGTCGCTCAGGAACCTGGGCGTGTCCCAGGTGGATCTGCTCCACATCCACTCGCTGGGCAGCCAGGAGGACCTGTCGCGGATCGAGGCGCCGGAAGGGCAGCTCAAGGCGATGCTCCGGGCAAAAGAAGAGAAGATGACGCGCTTCATCGGTGTCACCTGTCACACCGACCCGGCGGTGCTCAAGACGGCGCTCGAGCGCCATCCCTTTGACTCGGTGCAGATGGCGCTCAATATCGCGCAGATTGGCGCCGCGCGCCCGTCGGACCGCGCCGGCGAAGGCATGACCGGACCGTCCGGCTTCGAGGCGGTGGCCCTGCCGGTGGCGCTGAAGAAGAAGATCGGACTGACCGCGATGAAGGTTTTCGCCCAGGAGAAATTGCTCGGACAGGCGCCCCCGGAGATCCTGCTGCGTTACGCGATGACGCTCCCCGTTTCGGCATGCGTGGTCGGCATGCCGTCGCTTGAGAACATCGATTTCAACGTGAAGGTCGCAAAGAATTTCCGCCCGCTTTCGGAAAATGAGATGAAGGATCTTCCTCGCAAGGTTTCCGCCGCCCTCCGCGCTTCCATTGAGCGCTTTTTCGCTGATCACGTGGATGCATAA
- a CDS encoding ligase, whose product MHRLPALATIHTFATVLTVLAIAVSTRSPAAVLMCAAYVSGSEVLWRMSKSFTFHETAKYTVALLSFIGMVRLRRVRLPAGAVFYLLFLLPAAVFTFFYFPLNTFRKTAMFHLSGPIALTFCLLFCSNLRLSIREFWRVLIAFVAPLCGVAAVTVVSSYLRQVRFTTNSNFQTSGGFGPNQVASSLALGALMVVLIVLLGRMQWKLRALLTLLAGLLVVQSSMTFSRGGIIASAASLLLALPFVLAGHKYRKHIVAGLVVFVLLLSVAFPIVNAYTGGKLAERFAKKEMSGREQLAIIDWMLFLEHPWFGVGVGVSGYFHPGGTTAHTEFTRAIAEHGLLGVAAYLCLAWLLLRRSLAILRDPVNRPVRGLLVALMAWSLLYMVVNAMRTSAPGFALGLAFLTILPRQSAETEQSFSR is encoded by the coding sequence ATGCACCGGCTGCCGGCGCTGGCCACCATCCACACCTTCGCGACGGTTCTCACGGTGCTGGCCATCGCCGTCTCCACCCGAAGCCCGGCGGCGGTGCTGATGTGCGCCGCTTACGTCAGCGGCTCGGAAGTGCTGTGGCGGATGTCGAAGTCGTTTACTTTCCACGAAACCGCCAAATATACGGTGGCGCTTCTTTCGTTCATTGGAATGGTTCGCCTGCGCAGGGTGCGCCTGCCCGCCGGTGCTGTTTTTTATCTCCTGTTTCTGCTGCCGGCGGCGGTATTTACGTTTTTCTATTTTCCTCTGAATACATTCCGCAAGACGGCCATGTTTCATCTTTCCGGCCCGATTGCGCTCACTTTTTGTCTTCTTTTTTGTTCGAACCTGCGGCTTTCCATCCGGGAATTTTGGCGCGTGCTGATCGCCTTTGTCGCACCGCTGTGCGGCGTGGCGGCGGTAACCGTGGTTTCGTCGTATCTGCGGCAGGTGCGCTTCACCACGAACTCCAATTTCCAGACGAGCGGCGGCTTTGGGCCCAACCAGGTGGCCTCGTCGCTCGCTCTGGGCGCGCTGATGGTCGTGTTGATCGTCCTGCTCGGGCGGATGCAGTGGAAACTTCGCGCCCTGCTGACGCTGCTGGCCGGCCTGCTCGTCGTGCAGAGCTCGATGACGTTCTCCCGCGGAGGCATCATCGCCTCGGCCGCCTCGCTGCTGCTCGCCCTGCCCTTTGTGCTGGCCGGGCATAAGTACCGCAAACACATCGTCGCCGGCCTGGTCGTTTTCGTACTGCTGCTTTCCGTCGCCTTCCCCATCGTCAACGCCTATACCGGCGGCAAACTCGCCGAGCGTTTTGCGAAAAAAGAGATGTCCGGGCGCGAACAGCTTGCCATCATCGACTGGATGCTGTTTCTCGAGCATCCGTGGTTCGGGGTCGGCGTGGGCGTCTCCGGCTATTTCCATCCGGGCGGCACGACGGCGCACACCGAATTCACCCGCGCCATTGCCGAACACGGGCTGCTGGGCGTCGCCGCCTATCTGTGCCTGGCTTGGCTGCTGCTGCGGCGCTCGCTGGCGATCCTCCGCGACCCGGTCAACCGCCCGGTGCGAGGCCTTCTGGTGGCGCTGATGGCGTGGTCTCTGCTGTACATGGTGGTGAACGCCATGCGAACCTCGGCTCCCGGCTTTGCGCTTGGACTGGCCTTTCTCACCATCCTGCCCCGGCAGAGTGCTGAGACGGAGCAGTCCTTCTCACGATGA
- a CDS encoding dehydrogenase — protein MNGRRDFLKAAPAGLLLVSPGTAFTYQANSTVEVGLIGCGGRGNWIAPFFPEFTGARIVALADVQRANLESTAEKLKVDPSRAWLGPDAYLRLAESKLDAVVIETPTIYHAEQGLAAVRAGKHVFMAKPVAVDVPGCRTVLESGHLARQKKLSFWVDFQSRARDAYKETVERVRRGDIGKPAFAQVLYYAGRPWRDRGTPGMDPEQRRILNWFGDRTLSGDIIVEQNIHVIDIANWLLGSRPLKAHGTGGRTDWRGTPNDYGDAWDHFAVTFWYPDGVHASFSSHQLNGALSDLCVRVYGIHGCADTHYGGVIRILGKNPWTGAEKDDTFRGGAIQNVKDFIASIRESKPIYNYEVSVESNLTAILGRTAAYREATVTWDEMMAANERWEKPPLRLNY, from the coding sequence ATGAACGGGCGCCGCGATTTTCTCAAGGCCGCTCCGGCCGGGCTGCTGCTGGTCTCGCCCGGAACGGCCTTCACCTACCAGGCCAATTCCACGGTAGAAGTAGGTCTCATCGGCTGCGGAGGCCGGGGCAACTGGATCGCACCCTTCTTCCCAGAATTCACCGGCGCCCGCATTGTGGCCCTGGCCGACGTGCAGCGCGCCAACCTGGAATCGACAGCCGAGAAGCTGAAGGTCGACCCCAGCCGCGCCTGGCTGGGGCCGGACGCCTATCTCCGGCTGGCCGAATCAAAGCTCGATGCTGTGGTCATCGAGACGCCTACCATCTATCACGCGGAACAGGGGCTGGCCGCAGTGCGCGCCGGCAAGCACGTCTTCATGGCAAAGCCGGTGGCAGTGGACGTGCCGGGATGCAGGACGGTGCTCGAAAGCGGCCACCTGGCGCGGCAGAAAAAGCTTTCCTTCTGGGTGGACTTTCAGAGCCGGGCACGGGACGCCTACAAAGAGACGGTGGAGCGGGTGCGGCGCGGCGACATCGGCAAACCCGCTTTTGCGCAGGTCCTTTACTACGCGGGCCGCCCCTGGCGCGACAGGGGGACGCCCGGCATGGACCCGGAGCAGCGCCGCATCCTGAACTGGTTCGGCGACCGCACGCTCAGCGGCGACATCATCGTCGAGCAGAACATCCACGTCATCGACATCGCCAACTGGCTGCTGGGGAGCCGGCCGCTGAAGGCTCACGGGACCGGCGGCCGCACGGACTGGCGCGGCACGCCGAACGATTACGGCGACGCCTGGGACCATTTCGCTGTGACTTTCTGGTACCCGGACGGCGTGCACGCCTCGTTTTCCTCCCATCAGCTCAACGGCGCGCTGTCCGATCTCTGCGTCCGCGTCTACGGTATTCACGGCTGCGCGGACACTCACTATGGCGGCGTCATCCGCATCCTCGGGAAAAATCCCTGGACAGGCGCGGAAAAAGACGACACATTTCGCGGCGGCGCCATTCAAAATGTGAAGGACTTTATCGCCTCGATCCGCGAATCGAAACCCATCTACAACTACGAAGTCTCGGTGGAATCCAACCTCACCGCCATCCTCGGACGCACCGCGGCCTACCGGGAGGCCACCGTCACCTGGGACGAGATGATGGCCGCCAACGAGCGCTGGGAGAAGCCTCCGCTGCGGCTCAATTATTGA
- the purS gene encoding phosphoribosylformylglycinamidine synthase subunit PurS, protein MKAHVYVTLKKTVLDPQGATIARALQGMGHREIASVRQGKFFEIEVDCADRQQARALLERIAEDVLSNPVIEEFRVELAGE, encoded by the coding sequence ATGAAGGCGCATGTCTATGTCACGCTGAAGAAGACCGTGCTCGACCCGCAGGGCGCCACCATCGCGCGCGCCTTGCAGGGCATGGGGCACCGGGAAATTGCCTCAGTGCGCCAGGGAAAATTCTTCGAAATTGAAGTGGACTGCGCTGACCGGCAGCAGGCCCGGGCGCTGCTCGAGCGCATCGCCGAGGACGTGCTGTCGAATCCCGTCATCGAGGAGTTCCGCGTCGAGCTCGCTGGAGAGTGA
- a CDS encoding glycosyl hydrolase, translating into MKRIFFCLAAAPVMLLFSGNAARSSAAQPESRRPAGAEANGWRALFDGRSFAGWRPAAEGAWAIEDGCLKAVPRPALREDLVSTDEFGDFELEFEWKVAPGANSGVKYLIQDTVLVDEKQLPERMRLSFEQQVGWFLTHRSAKRELVQAGSGAQVYPVAFEYQVIDDRRHPDALFNAASRAGALYRMAAPSQAAARPAGEFNQGRIVLRGLHVEHWLNGVKVVDIRLDDPQVRASIEKRWPADNPVRRLLEEIPKRRSPIALQHHNDAAWFRNIRIRELD; encoded by the coding sequence ATGAAGCGGATCTTCTTCTGTCTGGCGGCGGCTCCGGTGATGCTATTATTTTCCGGGAATGCCGCCCGCAGTTCTGCTGCGCAGCCTGAAAGCAGGCGTCCGGCCGGAGCGGAGGCGAATGGCTGGAGGGCGTTGTTCGATGGCCGGTCTTTCGCCGGCTGGCGGCCTGCGGCCGAAGGTGCCTGGGCCATCGAGGACGGGTGCCTGAAGGCCGTGCCCAGGCCGGCGCTGCGGGAAGACCTTGTGTCGACGGACGAGTTTGGCGATTTTGAGCTGGAATTCGAGTGGAAGGTCGCACCCGGCGCCAACAGCGGCGTCAAATACCTGATTCAGGACACCGTGCTGGTGGACGAGAAACAGTTGCCCGAGAGAATGAGGCTCAGTTTCGAGCAGCAGGTGGGCTGGTTTCTCACGCACCGCAGCGCGAAGCGGGAGCTCGTGCAGGCGGGGTCGGGAGCGCAGGTCTACCCGGTGGCCTTCGAGTACCAGGTGATCGATGACCGCAGGCATCCCGACGCCCTGTTCAATGCCGCCAGCCGCGCCGGGGCCCTGTATCGCATGGCCGCGCCCTCGCAAGCGGCCGCCCGTCCCGCGGGCGAGTTCAACCAGGGCCGCATCGTGCTGCGCGGACTCCATGTGGAGCACTGGCTGAACGGCGTGAAGGTTGTCGACATCCGCCTGGACGACCCGCAGGTGCGGGCGAGCATCGAGAAGCGCTGGCCGGCCGACAATCCCGTGCGGCGGCTGCTCGAAGAGATCCCGAAGCGGCGGTCGCCGATCGCCTTGCAGCACCACAACGACGCGGCTTGGTTCCGAAACATCCGGATCCGCGAGCTCGATTGA
- a CDS encoding thioredoxin, with amino-acid sequence MAAAFTAALATAQIPRPAPDIQFAPVTGGGGRMRLSDFRGKVVVIEFLLTTCPGCKHSGAILARLQREYGPRGLQVIGLAVDVGSAARIPVFAAETGALFPIAAYSDAAARDFLQAPIMLRMSYPQIVIIDRKGMLREHFRGEDPRMGPQSEEATLRRAIEQLLAENGDTKKGPQRGKKQDDIRQ; translated from the coding sequence ATGGCGGCCGCATTTACGGCCGCTCTCGCCACCGCCCAGATCCCGAGGCCGGCCCCGGACATCCAGTTCGCTCCGGTGACCGGAGGCGGCGGCAGAATGCGTCTTTCCGATTTCCGCGGAAAGGTGGTGGTGATTGAATTCCTGCTCACCACCTGCCCGGGATGCAAACACAGCGGAGCGATCCTGGCGCGCCTCCAGCGGGAATACGGCCCGCGCGGCCTTCAGGTGATCGGCCTCGCCGTTGACGTCGGCTCGGCGGCGCGCATTCCCGTGTTTGCCGCCGAGACGGGCGCCCTGTTTCCGATCGCCGCTTACAGCGACGCGGCCGCGCGGGACTTCCTCCAGGCGCCCATCATGCTGCGGATGTCCTATCCGCAGATCGTGATCATCGACCGCAAGGGCATGCTCCGGGAGCATTTCCGCGGCGAGGACCCGCGCATGGGGCCGCAGTCGGAAGAGGCCACGCTTCGCAGGGCGATCGAGCAGCTGCTGGCCGAAAATGGAGACACGAAAAAGGGGCCGCAGCGGGGGAAAAAACAGGACGATATTCGGCAATGA
- a CDS encoding type 11 methyltransferase has translation MSAKPYNPGVARQRKPCVYRQLALHYDEIFAPLRQPLDKARRQLLEPLLGPVRSACDLGCGTGTTAVELARRGIEMFAVDLSPAMCRLAREKARRAGVAVRVLCADMRSFRLPRPVDLVLCECDALNHLPARADLVRVAKAVAGALAPGGLFYFDVNNARGFERYWSGEFWIERPGIAAALHNGFDALRRRASSDVDLFVREGRCWRRYRERVEEVCWTAGEIRAALRGAGFVSIRCHDAAPFFRGYPDFDRGCRSVYLARKRHRA, from the coding sequence GTGTCGGCAAAGCCGTATAATCCGGGCGTGGCCCGCCAGCGAAAACCGTGCGTCTACCGCCAGCTCGCACTGCATTACGACGAGATCTTCGCCCCGCTGCGGCAGCCTCTCGACAAAGCCCGCCGGCAGCTCCTGGAGCCGCTGCTCGGCCCGGTCCGGTCGGCCTGCGATCTCGGCTGCGGCACCGGGACCACGGCGGTCGAGCTGGCCCGCCGCGGCATTGAGATGTTCGCCGTGGATCTGTCCCCGGCCATGTGCCGCCTGGCACGGGAGAAGGCCCGCCGCGCCGGGGTCGCCGTGCGCGTCCTCTGTGCCGACATGCGATCGTTTCGGCTTCCCAGGCCGGTGGACCTGGTTCTTTGCGAGTGTGATGCGCTGAACCACCTGCCGGCTCGCGCGGATCTCGTGCGTGTGGCGAAGGCAGTTGCCGGGGCGCTGGCACCGGGCGGACTGTTTTATTTTGACGTCAACAACGCGCGCGGCTTTGAACGCTACTGGTCCGGCGAGTTCTGGATCGAGCGGCCGGGCATCGCCGCCGCGCTGCACAACGGTTTTGACGCCCTTCGCAGACGGGCCTCCAGCGACGTGGATCTGTTCGTCCGCGAAGGGCGCTGCTGGCGGCGCTACCGCGAGCGCGTCGAGGAGGTCTGCTGGACGGCCGGCGAGATCCGCGCCGCCCTGCGCGGCGCTGGTTTCGTCTCCATCCGCTGCCACGATGCCGCGCCCTTTTTCCGCGGTTACCCGGACTTCGACCGCGGATGCCGTTCGGTGTATCTGGCGCGGAAGCGGCACCGCGCGTGA
- the glmS gene encoding glutamine--fructose-6-phosphate aminotransferase [isomerizing], with protein MCGIIGYIGRRRPMPVLMEGLRRLEYRGYDSAGVAVIDENGRLEIRRASGKLHNLEEALRRAPADGWYGIGHTRWATHGRPTEENAHPHRDSQGNIVVVHNGIIENYLELKAELAARGHVFETETDTEIIPHLIEENFRGNLEEAVRCALGHLRGIFAVAAISRLDPGKIVAARQGPPIVVGVGEGEYFVASDIPAILNHTRDVFFLEDGDLALLTPAGVRLTDFEGRPVQRRLTRILWDPVAAEKGGYRHFMLKEIFEQPRAFRDTILNRIGQESGRIFLDEMQISPEQFSSFRDVRIVACGTSWHAALVGKFMIERLARLPVEVDYGSEFRYRDPLVGPETLTILISQSGETADTLAAQREARRKGSPTLAICNVLGAMMAREAAGVLMTHAGPEIGVASTKAFSAQLAALFLLAMYLAQVRGQIDVENSCALARQLLLVPAKMERLLSAAEHCAELAHQLFRASNFLYLGRGIHYPIALEGALKLKEISYIHAEGYPAGEMKHGPNALIDETLPVVVIATADPDDPASLLRFEKTLANIEEVKARGGRVLAVTTEGMDAAAARSDFVITVPPAPELLLPMLEVIPLQLLAYHIAVRRGCDVDQPRNLAKSVTVE; from the coding sequence GTGTGCGGCATTATCGGCTATATCGGACGGCGCAGGCCCATGCCGGTCCTGATGGAAGGGCTGCGGCGGCTGGAGTACCGCGGCTATGATTCGGCCGGCGTGGCGGTGATTGATGAAAACGGGCGCCTGGAGATCCGGCGCGCGTCGGGCAAGCTGCACAACCTGGAGGAAGCGCTGCGGCGCGCGCCGGCCGACGGCTGGTACGGCATCGGGCACACCCGCTGGGCCACTCACGGGCGGCCGACGGAAGAAAACGCCCACCCGCACCGCGACAGCCAGGGCAATATTGTCGTCGTTCACAACGGAATTATCGAAAACTATCTCGAACTCAAGGCGGAGCTGGCCGCAAGGGGCCATGTCTTTGAAACCGAGACCGACACGGAAATCATTCCTCATCTGATCGAAGAAAATTTCCGTGGCAACCTGGAGGAAGCCGTTCGCTGCGCTCTCGGCCATCTCCGCGGCATTTTCGCGGTCGCCGCCATCAGCCGCCTCGATCCCGGCAAGATCGTTGCCGCGCGGCAGGGGCCTCCCATTGTCGTCGGGGTTGGCGAAGGGGAATATTTCGTTGCCAGCGACATCCCCGCCATTCTGAACCACACCCGCGACGTGTTTTTCCTGGAAGACGGCGACCTGGCGCTCCTGACGCCCGCGGGAGTGCGGCTGACTGACTTCGAGGGCAGGCCGGTGCAACGCCGGCTCACGCGCATCCTGTGGGACCCGGTGGCGGCCGAAAAAGGCGGCTACCGTCATTTCATGCTCAAGGAGATTTTTGAGCAGCCGCGCGCCTTCAGAGACACAATTCTGAATCGGATCGGCCAGGAAAGCGGCCGGATTTTTCTCGATGAGATGCAGATTTCCCCGGAACAGTTTTCCTCGTTCCGGGACGTAAGGATCGTCGCCTGCGGCACGAGCTGGCATGCGGCGCTGGTCGGCAAGTTCATGATCGAGCGCCTGGCGAGGCTCCCCGTGGAAGTGGACTACGGCAGCGAATTCCGCTACCGGGATCCGCTGGTCGGCCCGGAGACGCTGACCATCCTGATTTCGCAGTCAGGCGAGACGGCTGACACGCTGGCGGCGCAGCGGGAGGCCAGGCGGAAAGGCTCGCCCACGCTGGCCATCTGCAACGTCCTGGGAGCGATGATGGCCCGCGAGGCGGCAGGCGTGCTGATGACGCACGCCGGCCCGGAGATCGGCGTCGCCTCCACCAAGGCCTTTAGCGCCCAACTGGCCGCGCTGTTCCTGCTGGCAATGTATCTGGCCCAGGTCCGGGGCCAAATCGACGTGGAGAATTCGTGCGCACTGGCACGCCAGCTGTTGCTCGTGCCGGCAAAGATGGAGCGGCTGCTTTCCGCCGCCGAGCACTGCGCCGAGCTTGCCCATCAACTGTTCCGCGCGTCCAACTTCCTCTACCTCGGCCGTGGCATCCATTATCCCATCGCCCTGGAAGGCGCGCTGAAACTGAAAGAAATTTCCTATATTCATGCCGAAGGATACCCGGCGGGCGAAATGAAGCATGGGCCGAATGCGCTGATCGACGAGACCCTGCCCGTGGTCGTCATCGCCACCGCCGACCCGGACGATCCCGCCAGCCTGCTGCGCTTCGAAAAAACGCTGGCCAACATCGAAGAAGTGAAGGCGCGCGGCGGGCGCGTCCTGGCCGTGACGACCGAAGGCATGGACGCGGCGGCCGCGCGCAGCGACTTCGTGATCACGGTGCCCCCAGCCCCAGAGCTGCTGCTTCCGATGCTCGAGGTGATCCCCTTGCAGCTTCTCGCCTATCACATCGCCGTGCGGCGCGGCTGCGACGTCGACCAGCCGCGCAACCTCGCCAAGAGTGTGACCGTCGAGTAA
- a CDS encoding glucarate dehydratase, producing the protein MVIRDFRIHPLAVADPPLRSSYGLHAPYALRTLICLETTDGISGVAEAHGGDGSLAAFQALREHVIGMDPFALHALWIRWTAGETGGDRSQTWLVPGENPNDARRRAFAAVEAACLDIIGKAVAKPVCDLLGGRARDAAPFSAYLFYKHAGGGGEGADAREDEYGECLTPESIVRQCRQMIARYGFREIKLKGGVLDPALEIETMRLLRAEFGPSYPLRIDPNCAWSVDTSVRVGFELRQELSGGGYLEDPTAGLEGMAEVRRRLVAAGADIPLASNVAVTGFEDVVPAWRQSSVQIVLSDPHYWGGIRAVQRLGDLCQALGLGLSMHSNTHLGLSLLIMAHSCCATPAMQFACDTHYPWQHAEDEILLGGRVRIDNGEVRIPDRPGLGAEINWDQVARLEERYWKLPYRRRDDAEEMRKHVDPSWRRILPRW; encoded by the coding sequence GTGGTCATTCGGGATTTCCGCATCCACCCGCTCGCCGTTGCGGATCCGCCACTGCGCAGCAGCTACGGTCTGCATGCCCCCTACGCGCTGCGCACGCTGATCTGCCTCGAAACCACGGATGGGATCAGCGGGGTGGCCGAAGCCCACGGGGGCGACGGCTCGCTGGCGGCCTTCCAGGCGTTGCGCGAACACGTCATCGGCATGGATCCCTTTGCGCTGCATGCGCTCTGGATCCGTTGGACCGCCGGCGAGACCGGCGGCGACCGTTCCCAGACCTGGCTCGTGCCCGGCGAGAATCCTAACGATGCCCGGCGACGCGCGTTTGCCGCCGTTGAAGCCGCCTGTCTGGATATCATCGGCAAGGCCGTCGCCAAACCCGTCTGCGACCTGCTCGGCGGCCGCGCCCGCGACGCCGCCCCGTTTTCTGCCTATCTGTTTTACAAACACGCGGGCGGCGGGGGCGAGGGGGCCGATGCGCGCGAAGACGAATATGGCGAGTGTCTCACGCCGGAATCCATCGTGCGTCAGTGCCGCCAGATGATCGCCCGGTACGGCTTCCGGGAGATCAAGCTCAAGGGCGGCGTGCTTGATCCCGCGTTGGAGATCGAAACCATGCGCCTGCTGCGGGCCGAGTTCGGGCCCTCGTACCCGTTGCGCATCGACCCCAATTGCGCCTGGAGCGTGGACACCTCCGTGCGCGTGGGCTTCGAGCTGCGCCAGGAGCTGAGCGGCGGAGGGTATCTGGAAGATCCCACTGCGGGCCTCGAGGGCATGGCCGAAGTGCGCCGCCGTCTTGTGGCGGCGGGCGCGGACATCCCGCTCGCCTCCAACGTGGCCGTCACCGGGTTCGAAGACGTTGTGCCCGCCTGGCGGCAGTCCTCGGTGCAGATCGTACTCTCGGATCCCCACTACTGGGGCGGCATCCGTGCCGTGCAACGCCTCGGCGATCTCTGCCAGGCGCTCGGCCTCGGGCTCTCCATGCACTCCAACACCCACCTCGGCCTCAGTCTGCTCATCATGGCCCACTCCTGCTGCGCCACGCCCGCCATGCAGTTCGCCTGCGATACACATTACCCGTGGCAACACGCCGAAGACGAAATCCTGCTGGGAGGACGCGTCCGGATCGACAATGGCGAGGTTCGCATCCCGGACCGCCCCGGGCTGGGGGCAGAAATCAATTGGGACCAGGTGGCGAGACTGGAAGAACGCTACTGGAAACTACCCTACCGCCGCCGGGACGACGCCGAAGAGATGCGGAAGCATGTCGACCCTTCGTGGCGAAGGATCCTGCCACGGTGGTAG